In Candidatus Eremiobacteraceae bacterium, a single window of DNA contains:
- a CDS encoding DUF3999 family protein, translating into MISFAAALLLSVSAPSPTVQQPAPWHDWTEARPIDVPSLRAPALVRLALPSDVYGQSRTDLADLRVIDARGAQQPFAIDQALVASARSWQDASLSEQGFVPGKYSQAVADVGIGRTMHDLLTIETTADEFSTWVEVAASDDESTWRIVRARAPIFRFTSDGFAGSLDVGFAPTRARWLRVRVLDAATDFPITGCRVAEAVRIVPDWVAAAADIPPDPAAPPKQTRLTVDLGIARVPVSDVRFRVGTAAFDRAVAVVASSDGSNWADVYDGEIYRDSQGGSSLEFNFPEARGRYWRLIIYNRDDAPLQSLRATLLATPRYVTFLARPNVHYRLIFGNAHAIAPSYDFSVSTSADERAHAQLALLGRLGNAMNPIAPIIAHPWTESHAGILWAALILAVAVLGWLAFRAMR; encoded by the coding sequence ATGATCTCGTTCGCAGCTGCGCTGCTCCTGTCTGTCTCTGCGCCGTCGCCGACCGTGCAACAGCCGGCCCCGTGGCACGACTGGACGGAAGCGCGGCCCATCGATGTGCCGTCGCTTCGCGCGCCGGCGCTCGTCAGGCTGGCGCTTCCCAGCGATGTTTACGGCCAGAGCCGCACCGATCTTGCGGACTTGCGGGTGATCGACGCGCGCGGCGCGCAACAACCGTTTGCGATCGATCAGGCCCTCGTAGCCTCCGCGCGTTCGTGGCAGGACGCTTCGCTGAGCGAGCAAGGTTTTGTGCCCGGGAAATATTCGCAAGCGGTGGCCGACGTCGGCATCGGACGGACGATGCACGACCTGCTCACGATCGAGACGACCGCTGACGAGTTTTCGACGTGGGTCGAGGTCGCCGCGAGCGATGACGAGTCCACCTGGCGTATCGTGCGCGCGCGGGCGCCGATCTTCCGCTTCACGTCTGACGGATTCGCGGGCTCGCTCGATGTCGGCTTTGCGCCGACGCGGGCTAGGTGGTTGCGCGTCCGCGTTCTTGACGCGGCGACCGACTTTCCGATCACCGGCTGCCGCGTCGCGGAGGCAGTACGTATCGTCCCCGATTGGGTCGCCGCCGCGGCAGACATTCCGCCCGATCCGGCCGCGCCGCCGAAACAGACCCGGCTGACCGTGGACCTCGGGATCGCTCGGGTGCCCGTGTCGGATGTCCGCTTTCGTGTCGGGACTGCAGCTTTTGATCGCGCTGTTGCCGTCGTCGCAAGTTCGGACGGCTCGAACTGGGCCGACGTCTACGATGGTGAGATCTATCGCGATTCGCAAGGCGGCTCGTCGCTGGAGTTCAACTTCCCCGAAGCGCGCGGCAGGTACTGGCGGCTCATCATCTACAACCGCGACGATGCGCCGCTGCAATCGCTCCGAGCGACGCTCCTCGCGACGCCGCGCTACGTCACGTTTCTGGCGAGGCCGAATGTCCACTATCGGCTCATATTCGGCAACGCGCATGCGATCGCGCCGAGTTATGATTTCTCCGTTTCGACGTCCGCCGACGAGCGCGCACACGCCCAGCTCGCGCTGTTGGGGCGACTGGGCAACGCGATGAACCCGATCGCCCCAATCATCGCGCACCCATGGACGGAAAGTCACGCCGGCATTTTGTGGGCCGCGCTTATTCTCGCAGTCGCGGTCTTAGGCTGGCTCGCGTTTCGCGCGATGCGGTGA